A region from the Paludicola sp. MB14-C6 genome encodes:
- a CDS encoding FkbM family methyltransferase, whose product MIELLTEKQSLWEHLKQTDKPIFIYGMGDGALKIIHVLEQLGIPFEGIYASNNFVRGHSFCGYKVLRLDEVTAMHGKNFISLLAFATFRPEMLEVLYALQDECEFYAPDVPVVKTDDEVFDHAYIQKHNEQFTKVYNMLADDWSKKVMIDTLNFKVSGKIDYLKGITTNISEVYEIIKPTGHEHYVDLGAYNGDTVSEFLRYSNGSIEQIYAFEPDVKNFKRLHKRIDEEKITNINTFNIGAWSEKTVLHFSGKGGRNSKLENTGVIEVQANSVDHILQGKKATTIKFDVEGAEYQALLGCKETIQAYAPKLMVSSYHKNEDLYALPLLIHELNPNYKFYLRHHPYIPCWETNYYCVVK is encoded by the coding sequence GTGATAGAGCTATTAACAGAAAAACAAAGCTTATGGGAGCATTTAAAGCAAACAGATAAGCCAATTTTTATCTATGGAATGGGCGATGGTGCATTAAAAATCATTCATGTATTAGAGCAATTAGGAATTCCGTTTGAAGGAATTTATGCTAGCAATAATTTTGTAAGAGGTCATAGCTTTTGTGGTTATAAAGTTTTGCGATTAGATGAGGTTACCGCAATGCATGGAAAAAACTTTATTAGTTTGCTTGCATTTGCAACATTTCGTCCTGAGATGCTAGAAGTACTTTATGCATTACAGGATGAGTGCGAGTTCTATGCACCTGATGTTCCGGTTGTGAAAACAGATGATGAGGTCTTTGACCATGCGTATATACAAAAACATAACGAGCAGTTTACCAAAGTATACAATATGCTTGCAGACGATTGGTCTAAAAAAGTTATGATTGATACGCTGAATTTCAAAGTGAGTGGTAAAATTGATTATTTAAAAGGCATTACCACCAATATCAGTGAAGTGTATGAGATTATTAAGCCAACAGGTCATGAGCATTATGTTGATTTAGGCGCTTATAATGGTGATACCGTTTCAGAGTTTTTGCGATACAGCAATGGTAGCATTGAACAAATTTATGCTTTTGAGCCGGATGTAAAGAACTTTAAACGATTACACAAGCGAATTGACGAGGAAAAAATAACGAATATCAATACTTTTAATATTGGTGCTTGGAGCGAAAAAACGGTGCTGCATTTTTCAGGAAAAGGTGGCCGCAATTCAAAACTGGAAAACACAGGAGTTATTGAAGTACAAGCCAATTCTGTGGATCATATTTTGCAAGGGAAAAAAGCTACCACAATTAAATTTGATGTGGAGGGTGCCGAGTATCAAGCTTTATTGGGATGCAAAGAAACAATTCAAGCTTATGCACCAAAATTGATGGTATCAAGCTATCATAAAAATGAAGATTTATATGCATTACCATTATTGATTCATGAGCTTAATCCAAATTACAAGTTTTATTTAAGACATCATCCTTATATTCCATGTTGGGAAACCAACTATTATTGTGTTGTAAAATAA
- a CDS encoding sodium-translocating pyrophosphatase — translation MQLSDTTFQLISIVIALLSLGVAAWLYSWVKKRPSSNAKIAEVGDLIRKGANTFLRHEYKVLARFCAVVAILLLVFLPKPIWQGNILDNVTMVLAYIFGTAFSALAGKVGIEVATIANVKSAEAAKDGMKPSFMAGFRGGAVMGMAVVGVSLLGVAGLMILTDSSTALLGFSFGASSLALFAKAGGGIFTKTADISADLVGKVELGIPEDDPRNPAVIADNVGDNVGDVAGMGADLFDSNVASMAAALVMALSLDKLAGNSANVNTVFCYAALGLLASIIGVSTARIGKKGDPTRALNSSTYVTTGIFGLLTAGATWLFGFEWRIWAATIVGLLVGVIIGIASDYFTNDNKKPVRYVANAAKTGPAFTILSGISYGFLSILPAMVGISVSALLAFKICEPIGPGYAMFGIAMAAVGMLSIVGMIISNDAYGPIVDNARGLAEMGNLGDEVLDITDKLDSAGNTVKAVTKGFAIGAAGLTVIALLGAFMSEVNDAAAKLGKEVITGFDIMSPVVFFGLLVGAAIPALFSAMLMLGVDRNAQRMVSEIHRQFKEIIGLKEGKEGVKPEYDKCIEIATKGAIRELIPAGLIAIIATLAVGFIGGVQAIGGFLTGNIVSGLLLALFMSNSGGLWDNAKKYIEAGNNGGKGSDAHKAAVVGDTVGDPFKDTAGPSINTQITVVSLVSSLMATLFLTFSIFG, via the coding sequence ATGCAACTCTCAGACACAACGTTTCAGCTGATATCCATTGTGATTGCATTGCTCTCACTTGGTGTAGCAGCGTGGCTTTACTCATGGGTGAAAAAACGCCCTTCCTCCAATGCAAAAATTGCTGAAGTAGGAGATCTCATTCGCAAAGGCGCAAACACATTTCTAAGACATGAATACAAAGTTTTGGCTCGTTTCTGTGCGGTAGTCGCAATTCTTCTCTTAGTGTTCTTACCAAAACCTATATGGCAAGGCAACATTTTAGATAATGTGACTATGGTACTTGCATACATATTTGGTACTGCATTCTCAGCTTTAGCTGGTAAAGTAGGTATTGAAGTGGCAACGATTGCGAATGTAAAATCCGCAGAAGCTGCCAAAGACGGAATGAAGCCTTCCTTTATGGCTGGTTTCCGTGGCGGTGCTGTAATGGGTATGGCTGTAGTAGGTGTAAGCTTACTCGGTGTTGCCGGACTTATGATTTTAACTGATAGCTCAACTGCTCTTCTAGGTTTCAGCTTTGGTGCTAGCTCGCTTGCTTTGTTTGCAAAAGCAGGCGGTGGTATCTTTACAAAAACCGCTGATATTAGTGCAGACTTAGTTGGTAAAGTTGAGCTTGGTATTCCAGAAGATGATCCAAGAAACCCTGCTGTTATAGCTGATAACGTTGGCGATAATGTTGGCGACGTTGCCGGTATGGGCGCTGACCTATTCGACTCTAACGTAGCTTCTATGGCTGCTGCTCTTGTTATGGCTCTATCTTTAGATAAGCTTGCAGGTAATTCTGCAAATGTAAACACTGTATTTTGTTACGCTGCCCTTGGCTTATTAGCATCAATCATTGGTGTAAGTACTGCACGTATTGGTAAAAAAGGCGATCCTACAAGAGCCTTAAATAGCAGCACCTATGTTACAACCGGTATTTTTGGCTTACTAACTGCCGGTGCTACTTGGCTATTCGGATTTGAATGGAGAATCTGGGCTGCAACAATAGTTGGCTTATTAGTTGGCGTTATTATTGGTATTGCAAGCGATTACTTTACCAATGACAATAAAAAACCGGTTCGCTATGTTGCGAATGCAGCAAAAACGGGACCAGCATTTACTATCCTTTCCGGTATTTCATATGGTTTCTTAAGCATCCTTCCAGCAATGGTAGGTATCTCTGTATCTGCATTGCTTGCATTCAAAATTTGCGAGCCTATTGGTCCTGGTTATGCAATGTTCGGTATTGCTATGGCTGCAGTTGGTATGCTCTCCATCGTTGGTATGATTATTTCTAACGACGCATACGGCCCAATTGTTGACAATGCACGTGGACTTGCCGAAATGGGAAACCTAGGCGATGAAGTATTGGATATTACTGATAAATTAGACAGCGCAGGTAACACTGTTAAAGCTGTTACAAAAGGCTTTGCAATTGGTGCTGCCGGTTTAACTGTTATTGCTTTATTAGGTGCATTCATGAGTGAAGTAAATGATGCCGCTGCTAAACTTGGAAAGGAAGTCATCACAGGCTTTGACATTATGAGCCCTGTTGTATTCTTTGGTTTATTGGTTGGTGCTGCAATTCCAGCTTTATTCTCTGCTATGCTGATGCTTGGTGTTGATAGAAACGCACAACGTATGGTTTCCGAAATTCACCGTCAATTTAAAGAAATCATCGGCTTAAAAGAAGGTAAAGAAGGCGTAAAACCGGAATATGATAAATGCATTGAAATTGCGACAAAAGGCGCTATTCGTGAACTGATTCCTGCTGGCTTAATTGCAATTATTGCAACATTGGCTGTTGGATTTATTGGTGGCGTTCAAGCAATCGGCGGTTTCTTAACCGGTAATATCGTAAGCGGATTATTATTAGCATTGTTTATGTCTAACTCAGGTGGACTTTGGGATAATGCAAAGAAATACATAGAAGCGGGTAACAATGGCGGAAAAGGATCTGATGCTCATAAAGCTGCTGTTGTAGGCGATACCGTTGGTGATCCATTTAAAGATACAGCTGGTCCATCTATCAATACCCAAATCACTGTTGTTTCCCTTGTATCTTCACTAATGGCTACTCTTTTCTTAACATTCTCTATCTTTGGATAA
- a CDS encoding RNA polymerase sigma factor: MKEFDEIYTTYVSEIQRYFYYLYLNEDIASELTQETFYRVFCSLVRFSGKCSMKTWIYSIAKHVHYKQLDKQKTVSLEENISVDSFTMKADDKITIEQAILSLPEPYKQVVILHLINDLPLRRVGEIMEHTENWAKVTYYRDKLLLQSKLSESEE; the protein is encoded by the coding sequence TTGAAGGAATTCGACGAAATATATACGACATATGTAAGCGAAATACAGCGTTATTTCTATTATTTATATTTAAACGAGGACATAGCATCAGAGCTGACTCAAGAAACCTTTTATCGTGTGTTTTGCTCCTTAGTTCGTTTTAGTGGTAAATGTTCTATGAAAACCTGGATATACTCCATTGCAAAACATGTACACTATAAGCAGCTAGACAAGCAAAAAACAGTTTCACTGGAAGAAAATATTTCTGTAGATAGCTTTACGATGAAGGCGGATGATAAGATAACAATAGAACAAGCTATTTTATCACTACCTGAACCATACAAGCAAGTTGTCATATTACATTTAATCAATGATTTACCGTTGCGTAGGGTTGGAGAAATAATGGAACATACGGAAAATTGGGCAAAGGTTACATATTATCGGGATAAATTATTATTACAATCTAAACTAAGCGAAAGTGAGGAATAA
- a CDS encoding NAD/NADP-dependent octopine/nopaline dehydrogenase family protein, whose protein sequence is MNVCVIGGGNIGTAIAAIMNQNGHEVYIKTRRPEQWSKTICYTDMESQKSFSAHISKITHDSKILAICDIVLITTPTFTLKNILDEIKPHLKKSTPIGIIPGTGGVEFIAKNMIEEGHIIFGLDRVPCIARVTKYGKNVSGLKKHSVRLCAFPKHKTSQLCDIIQDLFQLHCFPLDNYLTVTFTPSNPILHTTRLYAMYQNAAPTHSWKENVLFYEAWDDLSSQMLIACDTELQAVCKAINKLDLTGVVPLTTHYESHTIQAMTHKISNILSFKGITSPMIQKNGRYVFDLNSRYFTEDFPYGLCIIKGFAEIFSCKTPNIDIILQWYQHISGQMYFTKTGFNGPDLTKTAIPQNFGIHTKEDVYTFYQ, encoded by the coding sequence ATGAATGTTTGCGTTATCGGCGGGGGAAATATCGGTACAGCCATTGCAGCAATAATGAACCAAAATGGTCATGAAGTCTATATTAAAACAAGACGACCAGAACAATGGTCAAAAACAATTTGCTATACGGATATGGAATCGCAAAAGTCGTTTTCTGCACATATCTCAAAAATTACACATGATTCAAAAATACTAGCAATATGTGATATTGTGTTGATTACAACGCCAACTTTTACGTTAAAGAATATTTTAGATGAAATTAAGCCGCATTTAAAGAAATCAACTCCGATTGGAATTATCCCGGGAACAGGAGGCGTTGAATTTATTGCAAAAAACATGATTGAAGAAGGTCACATTATTTTTGGATTGGATCGTGTTCCTTGTATTGCTCGTGTAACTAAGTATGGGAAAAACGTATCCGGATTAAAAAAGCATTCCGTTCGTTTGTGCGCTTTTCCAAAACATAAAACAAGCCAACTATGCGATATTATACAGGACTTATTTCAGTTACACTGTTTCCCATTGGACAATTACCTCACCGTCACATTTACGCCCTCTAATCCTATACTTCACACAACTAGGCTTTACGCCATGTATCAAAATGCAGCCCCAACTCATTCATGGAAAGAAAATGTTTTATTTTATGAAGCTTGGGATGATCTCTCCTCGCAAATGTTAATTGCTTGTGATACGGAATTACAAGCAGTATGTAAAGCAATTAACAAGCTTGATTTAACCGGTGTAGTTCCTCTAACAACACACTATGAATCTCATACCATTCAAGCAATGACGCATAAAATTTCTAATATTCTTTCCTTTAAAGGAATTACATCTCCCATGATTCAAAAAAATGGGCGGTATGTTTTTGATTTGAACTCTCGTTACTTTACAGAGGATTTTCCATATGGCCTTTGTATAATAAAAGGATTTGCCGAAATTTTTTCTTGCAAAACACCGAATATTGATATAATATTACAATGGTATCAGCATATCAGTGGCCAAATGTATTTTACCAAAACCGGTTTTAATGGGCCTGATTTAACGAAAACTGCAATCCCTCAAAATTTTGGAATTCATACAAAAGAGGATGTATATACATTTTATCAGTAG
- a CDS encoding aminotransferase class I/II-fold pyridoxal phosphate-dependent enzyme, with amino-acid sequence MQAMILAAGMGKRLKELTSEATKCMVKVNDVSMIERMLTILEKRNFNKIIIVVGYEGQKLIDYIESLNIKTPIEYVFNTIYNKTNNIYSLYLAKDYLLQDDTLLLESDLIFEEKVLDYLLDNPYPSLALVAKFESWMDGTVMELDDEDSIIAFRTKREFHFEDIPNYFKTVNIYKFSQKFSSTHYVPFLEAYSKALGNNEYYEQVLKVITLLDKPEIKAVRLKDEAWYEIDDIQDLNIAESLFASREEKLKKFQIRYGGYWRYPQMLDFCYLVNPFFPNPKLVDEIKANFERLLCNYPSGLDVNSLLAAKYFGLHKENIIVGNGAAELIKSLMTILTGKIGFAFPTFEEYPNRKSKDDIVAFIPQNSDYSYTADDLISFYQDKDISVLALINPDNPSGNLIKKQDVLRLAEFSKQKGIRFIVDESFVDFADTAEWQSLLEQEILIKYPHMIVVKSISKSYGVPGLRLGVIATGDTELISQMKKDVAIWNINSFGEFYLQICEKYQSDYKKAIEKFKQVRNEYVENLSQIKHLRVIPSHANYLMCEVLTPYSANKLAEDLLNDFNILIKDLSTKKGFDGKQYIRIAVRDEKDNDALVTALKILMK; translated from the coding sequence ATGCAAGCAATGATATTAGCCGCAGGAATGGGTAAACGTTTAAAAGAACTAACCAGCGAAGCAACCAAATGTATGGTAAAAGTTAATGACGTTAGCATGATTGAAAGAATGCTAACAATTTTAGAGAAACGCAATTTTAATAAAATCATAATTGTAGTTGGCTATGAAGGTCAGAAGCTGATTGACTATATTGAGTCATTAAACATAAAAACTCCAATAGAATATGTTTTTAACACTATTTACAATAAAACAAATAACATTTATTCGCTCTATTTAGCAAAAGATTATTTGCTGCAAGATGATACTTTATTATTAGAATCCGATTTAATCTTTGAAGAAAAAGTATTAGATTACTTATTGGATAATCCATATCCAAGCTTAGCTCTTGTTGCGAAATTTGAAAGTTGGATGGATGGAACTGTAATGGAATTGGATGACGAGGATTCCATTATTGCATTCCGTACAAAGCGTGAGTTTCATTTTGAGGATATTCCGAATTACTTTAAAACCGTAAATATTTATAAATTCAGCCAAAAGTTTTCTTCCACGCACTACGTTCCTTTCTTAGAAGCATATAGCAAAGCGCTTGGAAATAACGAATATTATGAGCAAGTTTTAAAAGTTATTACCTTACTTGATAAACCAGAAATCAAAGCGGTTCGTCTAAAAGATGAAGCTTGGTACGAAATAGATGATATTCAAGACTTGAATATTGCGGAATCTCTCTTTGCAAGCAGAGAAGAAAAATTGAAAAAATTCCAAATTCGCTATGGCGGCTATTGGAGATACCCACAAATGCTTGATTTTTGTTATTTAGTCAATCCATTCTTCCCCAATCCAAAACTTGTTGACGAAATCAAAGCAAACTTTGAACGTCTTTTATGTAACTATCCATCCGGTTTAGATGTTAACAGCTTATTAGCCGCTAAATATTTTGGATTGCACAAAGAGAATATTATTGTAGGTAACGGTGCAGCTGAGCTTATTAAATCATTGATGACAATATTAACAGGTAAAATCGGATTTGCTTTTCCTACCTTTGAAGAATATCCAAACCGTAAGTCGAAAGATGATATCGTTGCTTTTATCCCTCAAAATTCAGATTACTCATATACAGCAGATGATTTAATTTCATTCTACCAAGATAAAGATATTTCTGTTTTAGCGTTAATTAACCCTGATAACCCTTCCGGTAATTTAATTAAAAAACAAGATGTTTTACGTCTTGCTGAATTTTCAAAACAAAAAGGGATCCGCTTTATTGTTGATGAATCCTTTGTGGATTTTGCAGACACCGCTGAATGGCAATCTTTATTGGAACAAGAAATTCTTATAAAATATCCTCATATGATTGTTGTAAAAAGCATTTCAAAATCATATGGTGTTCCCGGTTTACGACTTGGCGTTATCGCAACAGGCGACACAGAATTGATATCTCAAATGAAAAAAGATGTTGCCATTTGGAACATAAACTCATTTGGTGAGTTTTATCTACAAATTTGCGAAAAATATCAATCCGATTATAAAAAAGCAATTGAAAAGTTTAAACAAGTTCGCAATGAATATGTTGAAAACTTAAGCCAAATTAAGCATTTACGTGTTATTCCATCTCATGCAAACTATTTAATGTGCGAAGTATTAACACCTTACTCTGCTAACAAGTTAGCGGAAGATTTATTAAATGACTTTAACATCTTAATTAAAGATTTATCTACCAAAAAAGGTTTTGACGGTAAACAATATATCCGTATTGCCGTTCGAGATGAAAAAGATAATGATGCATTAGTAACAGCATTGAAAATATTGATGAAATAA
- a CDS encoding YjjG family noncanonical pyrimidine nucleotidase, translating to MSKYLILLFDADDTLFDFQKAEERALKQVFYLYQISYTKSKIDLYKEINHKLWKDFELGNIEKDVIQKTRFTKLFEELHIEKDGLKANNDYLEFLANGSDLIDGAYELCEALAKQYKLYIVTNGISKVQHKRFEHCKIKPFITDIFVSEDSGYQKPQKEYFEYVFDKIGNVEKDKVLLIGDSLSSDIMGGNQIGVTTCWFNQNKFENKSDAISDYEIHKLEELFNIIK from the coding sequence ATGTCAAAATATCTAATTCTTTTATTTGATGCAGATGATACCTTGTTTGATTTTCAAAAGGCTGAAGAAAGAGCATTAAAGCAGGTTTTTTATTTGTATCAAATTTCATATACCAAAAGTAAAATTGACTTATATAAAGAAATTAACCATAAATTATGGAAAGACTTTGAGCTTGGAAACATTGAGAAAGATGTGATTCAAAAGACTCGATTTACAAAACTATTTGAAGAACTGCATATTGAAAAAGATGGTTTGAAAGCAAATAATGATTATTTAGAATTTTTAGCGAATGGATCCGATTTGATTGATGGTGCTTATGAATTATGTGAAGCTTTAGCAAAGCAATATAAACTTTATATTGTAACAAATGGCATTTCAAAAGTACAGCATAAACGATTTGAACACTGTAAGATAAAACCGTTTATTACCGATATTTTTGTATCAGAAGATAGTGGATACCAAAAGCCACAAAAGGAATACTTTGAATATGTATTTGATAAAATTGGCAACGTTGAAAAAGATAAGGTTCTTTTAATTGGTGATAGCCTTTCTTCCGATATAATGGGAGGCAATCAGATAGGAGTAACGACTTGCTGGTTTAACCAAAACAAGTTTGAAAATAAATCGGATGCAATTTCTGATTATGAAATACATAAACTAGAAGAACTATTCAACATTATCAAATAG
- a CDS encoding lipopolysaccharide biosynthesis protein, with amino-acid sequence MSNIGRFAKSSATYFAGSVLTKIISFFLLPIYTNFIETADMSYYDNSFNYLSILIPVISLEIWSGIMRYMYDMNDQKQKMKPIVNGLCIFSISAILYSIIFIVIAFSVNIAFLPWIFLYGFLTMLHSIYSYIARGLGLNKTYAISGIIGSLVGSISNIILILGFRLTLLSLYISIVLGITVQLIIMESKVHLLTRFKREYIDKQMIKSMIRFSLPLCINSACYWFLSSYNRIAIENIMGADANGLYGVAIRLSAVLTLVSSCFSMAWQELAFSKGNKNDNSQFYTTATNYYIQLLMLGILIFMPVIQVIFPYFIGPNYHEAFAYIPLYLLATAASIISGFFGSIYAAEKKTGIIFFSTLVAAVINVSILHLLIPSLGLQAANISLLLGFTVNIAIRVVLLKKTAKIKIDFIFLFLSFFLFAIGFYIYLKLSIGWNILFGLLVAVIGLVFFKDLIKDIIDRTRQSLKTRFKK; translated from the coding sequence ATGAGTAATATTGGCCGTTTTGCAAAATCCTCGGCTACTTATTTTGCAGGGAGTGTATTAACAAAAATTATCTCATTTTTTCTGCTTCCCATTTACACAAATTTTATTGAAACAGCCGATATGAGTTATTACGATAACTCGTTTAACTATTTGAGCATTCTTATTCCGGTTATCAGTTTAGAAATATGGTCAGGCATCATGCGCTATATGTATGATATGAATGATCAAAAACAGAAAATGAAGCCAATTGTGAATGGGTTATGTATTTTCTCTATTAGCGCAATTTTATATAGTATTATATTCATTGTAATTGCATTTTCAGTTAATATTGCTTTTTTACCTTGGATTTTTCTATATGGTTTTTTAACCATGCTACATTCTATCTATAGTTATATTGCAAGAGGACTCGGCCTAAACAAAACATATGCAATTTCAGGTATTATTGGAAGTTTAGTCGGCTCTATTTCTAACATTATTTTAATTTTAGGGTTTCGACTGACATTGCTTTCTTTATACATTTCCATTGTTCTCGGCATTACTGTTCAGCTTATCATCATGGAATCTAAGGTGCATTTGCTGACTCGTTTTAAACGAGAATATATTGATAAGCAAATGATTAAAAGCATGATTCGATTCAGCCTTCCACTTTGCATTAACTCGGCTTGTTATTGGTTTTTATCCAGCTATAATCGTATTGCTATAGAAAATATCATGGGTGCTGATGCAAATGGACTTTATGGAGTCGCCATTCGACTCAGTGCAGTTTTGACTTTAGTCTCCAGCTGCTTTTCAATGGCTTGGCAAGAACTCGCTTTTTCAAAAGGAAACAAGAACGATAACTCTCAATTCTATACAACAGCAACCAATTATTATATTCAACTTCTTATGCTTGGCATATTGATATTCATGCCAGTAATTCAAGTTATTTTTCCTTATTTCATCGGTCCAAATTATCATGAGGCTTTTGCTTATATTCCACTATATTTATTAGCAACTGCTGCAAGCATTATCAGCGGATTTTTCGGTAGTATCTATGCCGCTGAAAAGAAAACGGGTATTATCTTTTTTTCTACCCTTGTAGCCGCAGTTATAAATGTAAGCATTTTGCACTTGTTGATTCCTTCTTTAGGGCTACAAGCGGCAAATATTTCTCTTCTACTTGGATTTACGGTTAATATTGCGATACGAGTAGTATTATTGAAAAAAACTGCAAAAATAAAGATAGATTTTATTTTCTTATTTCTTTCATTTTTTTTATTCGCTATTGGATTTTATATCTATCTCAAATTGAGTATTGGGTGGAATATCCTGTTCGGTTTATTGGTTGCAGTAATCGGATTGGTATTTTTCAAAGATTTAATAAAAGACATTATAGATCGGACAAGACAATCATTAAAAACTCGCTTTAAAAAATAA
- the wecB gene encoding non-hydrolyzing UDP-N-acetylglucosamine 2-epimerase, with amino-acid sequence MKKIKVISVFGTRPETIKMAPLVKELRSREEIESIVCVTAQHRQMLDQVLTAFHIVPDYDLDIMQQGQTLSDITIRVLKGLEQVFKDEKPDIVLVHGDTSTTFAGALAAYYQQIAIGHVEAGLRTYNKYSPYPEEANRQFVGVISDMNFAPTEQSKQNLLNEGKSESTIVVTGNTAIDALHTTVQDDYSDGITEWAKGSRLIVLTAHRRENLGEPMRNMFHAIKRIIDKHEDIKVVYPVHLNPIVVATADEILGNCDRVRLIKPLEVVEFHNLLNQSYLILTDSGGIQEEAPSLGKPVIVLRDTTERPEGIKAGTLKLAGTNEETIYQLIDELLTDTAEYNRMSQASNPYGDGFASKRIVDAIIEKFQKN; translated from the coding sequence ATGAAAAAAATTAAAGTAATTTCTGTTTTTGGTACTCGACCAGAAACGATTAAAATGGCACCTTTAGTGAAAGAACTAAGAAGTCGTGAAGAAATAGAAAGTATTGTTTGCGTTACTGCACAACACCGTCAAATGCTTGATCAAGTGTTAACCGCTTTTCATATTGTTCCTGATTATGATTTAGATATTATGCAGCAAGGTCAAACGCTCTCTGATATTACGATTCGTGTATTAAAAGGTCTTGAGCAAGTATTTAAAGATGAGAAACCCGACATTGTTTTAGTACATGGAGATACATCTACTACGTTTGCAGGTGCACTTGCTGCATATTATCAGCAAATTGCAATTGGACATGTAGAGGCGGGACTTCGCACTTATAATAAATATTCTCCGTATCCGGAAGAAGCAAACCGCCAGTTTGTTGGAGTTATTTCCGATATGAACTTTGCACCAACAGAGCAAAGCAAACAAAACTTATTAAATGAAGGTAAATCGGAAAGTACAATTGTTGTAACAGGAAATACTGCTATTGACGCTTTACACACTACTGTTCAAGACGATTACAGCGACGGAATCACAGAATGGGCAAAAGGCAGCCGCCTCATTGTATTAACTGCTCATAGAAGAGAAAATCTCGGCGAGCCTATGCGAAATATGTTTCATGCGATTAAACGTATCATTGATAAACATGAAGACATAAAAGTGGTATACCCTGTGCATTTAAATCCAATCGTAGTTGCTACTGCAGATGAAATTCTCGGGAATTGTGATCGTGTTCGATTAATTAAACCGCTTGAGGTTGTGGAATTCCATAATCTTTTAAATCAATCCTATTTAATCTTAACAGATAGTGGTGGTATTCAAGAAGAAGCCCCATCTTTAGGGAAACCCGTTATTGTATTGCGTGATACAACCGAACGCCCTGAAGGCATAAAAGCTGGCACTCTAAAGCTTGCAGGAACCAATGAAGAAACGATTTATCAATTGATTGATGAGCTCCTAACCGACACTGCAGAATACAATCGAATGAGTCAAGCATCCAACCCTTATGGAGATGGCTTTGCAAGCAAACGAATTGTTGATGCTATTATTGAAAAATTCCAAAAGAACTAA
- a CDS encoding zf-HC2 domain-containing protein: MKCSYVEDLLPLYEDDLLSEETKTDIKEHLKICESCNHKHELVSKKPIPQIELTEEIEQDGVAIKKVTQRVKKKFIITIISIILATILLVMGIENAYWAINSKVYYLDIPVVNNTYDYEKIYRALQDKFGFTDDNAVVIGRDAFIWKPADYMLPIYSIKKTVNGKSQYYRFSYGITDKDDINKLKLEVIPGNKITGSYNPKAHTYKLKELLESCSRIPIKHAKSFISESYNATFEYLYSTDGWAEKNYHTKFTNEKDGEYDMTTIPSEQHYVFVVDKQKNIKEMKDPVTFNSKDYILWAEMNPASDLKSVVYYIER; encoded by the coding sequence ATGAAATGCAGTTATGTTGAAGACTTGTTGCCACTTTACGAAGATGATTTGTTGAGTGAAGAGACAAAAACGGATATTAAAGAGCATTTAAAAATTTGTGAATCCTGTAACCATAAACATGAATTAGTTTCGAAAAAGCCAATCCCCCAAATTGAGTTGACTGAAGAAATAGAACAAGATGGTGTGGCAATTAAAAAGGTGACACAACGGGTAAAGAAAAAGTTTATTATTACAATTATCAGCATTATTTTAGCGACAATATTGCTTGTAATGGGTATTGAAAATGCTTATTGGGCAATAAACTCTAAAGTTTATTATTTGGATATTCCTGTTGTAAATAATACATATGATTACGAAAAAATATATCGAGCTCTACAAGATAAGTTTGGATTTACGGATGACAATGCGGTAGTAATTGGAAGGGACGCTTTTATATGGAAGCCTGCAGATTATATGTTACCAATATATTCGATAAAGAAAACGGTTAACGGAAAATCCCAATACTATAGGTTTAGCTATGGTATAACAGATAAGGATGATATAAACAAATTAAAATTAGAAGTTATTCCAGGTAATAAAATTACCGGAAGCTATAATCCTAAGGCGCACACCTATAAACTAAAAGAGCTATTAGAAAGTTGTTCGAGAATTCCAATTAAGCACGCCAAGTCATTTATTTCTGAAAGTTATAATGCTACTTTTGAGTATCTTTATAGTACAGATGGTTGGGCAGAAAAAAATTATCATACTAAGTTTACAAACGAAAAAGATGGCGAATATGATATGACAACAATTCCATCCGAGCAACATTATGTGTTTGTTGTGGACAAGCAAAAAAATATTAAGGAAATGAAAGACCCGGTTACATTTAATTCGAAAGATTATATCTTATGGGCAGAAATGAACCCTGCATCTGACTTGAAGTCTGTAGTTTATTATATAGAACGATAA